From one Desulfuromonadaceae bacterium genomic stretch:
- a CDS encoding type II toxin-antitoxin system VapC family toxin — protein MKRILIDTHVLLWWLADDPRLGNEARNLIGAAANSVYVSAVTTWEITIKQGIGKVTAPDDLDTIVDQEGFEKLPISLYHGQQAGRLPLLHRDPFDRMLVAQAKAEGLTVMTADRQIACYDVHTLDASR, from the coding sequence ATGAAACGCATCCTCATCGATACCCACGTCCTCCTCTGGTGGCTGGCCGACGATCCTCGCTTGGGGAACGAGGCACGGAACCTGATCGGCGCGGCCGCAAACAGCGTTTACGTCAGTGCGGTCACCACATGGGAAATCACCATCAAGCAAGGGATTGGCAAAGTCACCGCCCCGGATGACCTCGACACTATTGTCGATCAGGAAGGGTTCGAAAAACTGCCGATCAGCCTCTACCATGGGCAGCAGGCCGGGCGACTCCCCCTACTCCATCGCGACCCCTTCGACCGCATGCTGGTCGCTCAGGCGAAAGCGGAGGGGCTGACGGTCATGACTGCCGATCGTCAAATTGCGTGTTATGACGTCCACACGCTCGACGCCAGCCGTTAG
- a CDS encoding type II toxin-antitoxin system prevent-host-death family antitoxin, producing the protein MKVNMHEAKSQLSALGEKAWQGEEIIIAKAGKPYLELRPYRPKRAPRTPGRCKGQIVIAPDFDVTPEEIIRAFEGDE; encoded by the coding sequence ATGAAAGTCAACATGCACGAAGCCAAAAGTCAGCTGTCGGCATTGGGAGAGAAGGCGTGGCAGGGCGAGGAGATCATCATCGCCAAGGCTGGCAAGCCCTACTTGGAACTGCGCCCTTACCGCCCCAAGCGGGCACCGAGAACGCCCGGACGCTGCAAAGGACAAATTGTTATCGCCCCGGATTTTGACGTAACCCCGGAAGAGATCATCAGGGCTTTCGAGGGGGACGAATGA
- a CDS encoding ribbon-helix-helix domain-containing protein, producing METKVITAHVPLPLANKVDQMATNLDRSRGWVIKQALTAWTEQEEERNRLTLEALSDVDTGHTVDQQAVQEWANSVPEV from the coding sequence ATGGAAACGAAAGTCATCACCGCTCATGTTCCATTGCCTCTCGCCAACAAAGTTGACCAGATGGCAACCAACCTGGATCGCTCACGTGGCTGGGTCATAAAACAGGCCTTGACCGCCTGGACGGAACAAGAAGAAGAGAGAAACCGCCTGACCTTGGAAGCCCTGTCTGATGTCGACACCGGTCATACCGTCGACCAGCAGGCGGTTCAAGAATGGGCGAATAGTGTCCCCGAAGTTTGA